Proteins from a single region of Lelliottia sp. JS-SCA-14:
- a CDS encoding fimbrial protein, which translates to MKYRVGLLFIGLLGAGFAQASCVLSPKSGLPAPHNFEVPDMTVYVDADQVASTTTPVTHYDTAVQGYPIGYITCADGEAYGKSAMNLPPQGAGYIFPTNVPGIGLKIIWNNGQAFGTGQLPAPGNMSFAPSPTGSWVYDAASLYRIEIYKTAETLKLDPQGANIILPPNDYAYNWVISDSISNAAQILHIGAIQIVSTPSCTFEGDKTVDFGTVTGNMLNASAEIEKPLDFAITCRTDYGTYSTTVSVTSDSASTDSRYIKVQDSSGATDALAIRIKNSTGGDLLLDGSTSETLSSTGSTLPAEFHWKATLMSQPGAAQHPAEGEFTAHAEILLQVK; encoded by the coding sequence ATGAAATATCGAGTGGGATTGCTGTTTATCGGACTGCTTGGCGCTGGCTTCGCACAAGCGAGCTGCGTCCTGAGCCCAAAATCCGGTCTGCCTGCGCCGCATAACTTTGAGGTACCGGACATGACCGTCTATGTCGATGCCGACCAGGTTGCGAGTACAACAACGCCTGTCACCCATTACGATACCGCTGTGCAAGGTTACCCGATCGGTTACATCACCTGTGCCGATGGGGAAGCTTACGGCAAAAGCGCGATGAATCTGCCGCCTCAGGGGGCCGGGTATATTTTCCCGACGAATGTTCCCGGAATTGGCCTCAAAATCATCTGGAACAACGGTCAGGCTTTCGGCACGGGACAACTCCCCGCCCCGGGTAACATGAGTTTCGCCCCTTCGCCGACCGGCTCCTGGGTGTATGACGCCGCTTCGCTGTATCGGATTGAGATCTACAAAACCGCCGAAACGCTGAAACTGGACCCGCAGGGCGCGAACATCATTCTGCCCCCGAATGATTATGCCTATAACTGGGTAATCAGCGATTCGATAAGCAACGCCGCACAGATATTGCACATCGGGGCGATACAAATTGTCAGCACCCCGTCGTGCACCTTTGAGGGCGATAAAACCGTGGATTTCGGGACGGTCACCGGCAACATGCTCAACGCCAGCGCCGAGATCGAAAAGCCACTGGATTTTGCGATCACCTGTCGCACCGATTATGGCACTTACTCCACCACCGTCTCGGTCACCAGCGATAGCGCCTCGACGGACAGCCGCTATATCAAAGTCCAGGACAGCAGCGGTGCCACCGATGCGCTGGCAATCCGCATTAAAAACAGCACCGGCGGCGATCTGCTGCTGGACGGTTCGACGAGTGAAACCCTCAGCAGCACCGGGAGTACGCTTCCCGCCGAGTTTCACTGGAAAGCGACGCTGATGTCGCAGCCTGGTGCCGCACAGCACCCCGCAGAAGGCGAGTTTACTGCCCATGCGGAAATTTTATTGCAGGTGAAATAG